The window GTGCGAGATTGAAAAACCGCCTGCACGGGACATTTTTTCAGAAATTAAGGCAGAGCTTACTTTATCGAGCGCCAACCCGCCGTATTCTTCAGGCACATCGGCACCCAATAACCCAAGTTCCCCCGCTTGCTTAAGTAGTTTAACGGATCGGTCGAATTCATGGTTTTCAAGATGTTCCACTTCAGGAACTACCTCGTTCAACACAAAATCTTCCGTCGTTTTGGCAATCATTTTTTGTTCATCAGTGTAGTCCTCAGGAGTAAATACTTGCTCATATGAAACATCTTCAATTAAAAAACTTCCGCCTTTAACTAATTTATCCGTTTGATTTGACATATAAATGCCTCCTATTTTCTTAAATTAGATTTTAAAGTTGAAATCAATTTCATGAAATCAATTCGAATACTCCCGCTGCTCCCATACCGCCGCCGATGCACATCGTGACGACTCCAAATTGAGTATTACGGCGCTTCATTTCGTGGATCAAGGACAATGTCAGCTTTGCACCCGTGCATCCGAGCGGATGGCCAAGCGCAATGGCACCACCATTGACATTCACGATTTCCTCATTCAATCCCAGCTCTCGGATGACCTGGATCGATTGGGAGGCAAATGCTTCGTTTAGTTCAAATAGGCCGATATCAGAAAGCTCTAATCCTGCAATCTTCAGTGCTCTCGGTATGGCTTCAACCGGGCCGATCCCCATTACTTCAGGTCTTACCCCTGCAACCGCAAAGGATCTAAATTTCACCATCGGAGCCAAGCCGAGGGAGAGTGCTTTCTCTTTATCCATGACCATTACTGCAGCAGCTCCGTCACTTGTCTGCGAAGAATTCCCGGCAGTGACCGATCCTTTCACCGAAAATGCCGGTCGAAGTTTTGCAAGGATTTCACTTGTCGTATTTTCCCTGACTCCTTCATCTCTGGAGAATCTGATTTGCTTTTCTCTTAATTTATTTGATGAATCAATCGAGCGGACATTTACATCCACCGGGACGATTTCATCATCAAACTTTCCTTCTGCAATTGCTTTGGCTGCCTTTTGATGGCTCCTAACGGCGAACGCATCTTGATCCTCGCGGCTGACTCCATATTTAACCGCTACTTGTTCTGCAGTATGCCCCATGCTCATATAGTATTCAGGAGCGGTTTCTGCCAATGAAGCATTCGGCCTGACAACATGCCCCATCATCGGGACGAGGCTCATGGATTCTGCTCCACCTGCAATGACCGTATCTGAATGGCCCAGCATGACGCGTTCCGCTGCATAAGCAATCGATTGAAGCCCCGAAGAACAATAGCGATTGATTGTAATAGCCGGAACATTGGCTGGCAGTCCTGCCAATGCACCTATATTCCTCGCCATATTCAAGCCTTGCTCTGCCTCTGGCATAGCACAGCCGATAATTAAATCATCAATATTTCCATCATAGTTTCCTGCACGTTTTAACGTTTCTTTTACTACCAATGCCCCCAGGTCATCTGGCCGGACAGCGGCAAGTGTTCCTTTTCTCGATTTTCCAACTGGTGTTCTCGCTCCTGATACAATTACTGCTTCACGCATGTCGTTCCCCCACTTTCCATTTGTTTTCAACGTCTATATGTCAGTTGCGAAGCGGTTTTCCTTTTACAAGCATGTGCTGCATCCTTTGCTGTGATTTTTGTTCCCTAACAAGGCTCAGGAAGGCTTCCCTTTCTAAATCCAATAAATATTGTTCATCCACTTCTGTGCCATACGGGACTTTGCCGCCCGCGATCACATTTGCCAATTTCTTCGCGATTTTCAAGTCATGTTCAGAGATGAAGCCGGATAAATGCATGGATTGAGCTCCAAGAAGCAATGTTGCATAACCGCTTTCACCGACGACTGGTACTTTTTTGCGGATTGGCGCTTTATATCCCCTTTCATGCAAGGAAAGCACCGCTTGCTTGGCATCGTATATCAAATGATCGCCATTGACGCTTACTCCATCTGCATGGTTTAGGAAGTTATTGCTGCGCGCCTCGTCTCCTGAAGTTGAAACCTTTGCCATGGCAATCGTTTCAAACACTTTATTCGCTACTTTTTGCAAGTCGAATTCGATGCCATTTGGAAGGCTGTTCAAATGTTTGATGTAGAGTTCTTTATTGCCGCCACCGCCTGGAATCAATCCAACGCCGACTTCAACCAACCCCATATACGTTTCCATGGATGCTTGAACATGTGCTGCAGGGAGGCAGACTTCCGCACCGCCGCCAAGCGTCATGCCAAATGGCGCTGCTACAACCGGCTTGGAACTGTATTTCACTTTCAGCATAGCCTGTTGAAAATGGCGGACAACCATATCGATTTCAAAATCATTATCGTCCTGTGCTTCCATCAGGATCATTGCAAGATTTGCCCCGACACAGAAGTTCTTGCCTTGATTCCCAATCACAAGCCCTTTATAATTTTTCTCCACTTCATCCACAGCAAAATTAATCATTTGGATGATGTCCAATCCGATTGCATTGTTAGGCGAATGGAATTCAAGAACCGCTACCCCATCACCGATATCCACCAGACTGGCACCTGAGTTTTTCTTGATTAATTTCCCTTGTTTCTTCAATTGTTTTAAATTGATCACTTTTGGATTTACTTCTACATTTTGATAGTCGCCATTTTGGTAGAAGGATTCTACACCATCTTCATCCTTATAGAAAGAAGTGATGCCTTTTTCCACCATCTCCGCTACCCATTTCGGTACTGCAAGTCCCTGTTCTTTCATTTTACCGATCGACTTTTCCAAACCAATGGCATCCCATGTTTCGAATGGCCCAAGCTCCCAACCGAATCCCCATTTCATGGCACGGTCAATCGAAACGATGTCATCTGCGATGGTTCCAAGCAATTCAGCAGAGTAAGTAAGAACTGGTGCGATAATATCCCAGAGCAATTGCCCCGCTTTATCCTGTGAATATACAAGCGTTTTCAATTTTCCCTTTACGCCTTTTTCCTGCTTGCTCATTTCCAGTGCAGGCGTTCTTAATTTTTTTCTTTCCTCATATTCAAGCGTTTCTGGATTCAATTGCAGGATTTCTTTCCCTTGTTTTAAATAGAACCCTTGGCCTGACTTGCTTCCAAGCCAGCCTTTGTCCAGCATTTTCTTCATGAATGCAGGAACATCAAAGACTTCCTTTTCTTTTCCGTCTACTTGTTCATATACGTTGTTTGCAACATGGACAAATGTATCCAGACCAACGACATCCAGCGTGCGGAAGGTTGCACTTTTCGGACGTCCGATCAACGGTCCTGTGACAGAATCCACTTCACCGACACTATAGCCGCCTTTAAGCATTTCCTGAACAGTTACGAGGAGACCGTAAGTACCGATTCTATTCGCGATAAAATTCGGTGTGTCCTTTGCAAGGACGACTCCTTTACCGAGGACATCCTCCCCATATTCCTTCATAAACTTCACAACTTTATCATCAGTATGTTTAGTTGGGATCACTTCCAAAAGCTTTAAGTAGCGAGGTGGATTAAAGAAATGCGTTCCCAAGAAGTTCTTTTGAAAATCTTCAGATCTTCCTTCAGCCATCGCTTCCACTGAAATACCAGACGTATTGGAGCTGATAATGCTCCCAGGCTTACGGTATTTCTCGACTTTTTCAAATACTTTTTTCTTGACATCCAAATTTTCAACCACCACTTCAATGATCCAATCGCAATCGGATAGGGCAGCTAAATCATCTTCCATATTTCCAGCTGTGATTAATTGTAAATTATCTTTCACAGTCAGCGGTGCCGGCTTTTGTTTTAATAATTTTTTTAGCGCACTTTGGCTGAACCGGTTTCTCACTTGCGGATCCTCCAAGGTCAATCCCTTCGCTTTTTCATCTTCTGTCAATTCAGTCGGGACGATGTCCAGAAGCAATGCAGGAACCCCGATATTAGCTAAATGTGCTGCAATTCCTGATCCCATTACTCCAGATCCAAGAACAGCCGCTTTTTTAATGTGATGAGTCAAGGCAACTTCCCCCTTTGTGTATTTTGAATGAACACTCATTCATTTTATGCTCAAAAAAATTTCCCGCGAATGAGTTATAATACTTATACTATATAAGATTTTCTGAAATCTCGCAATAATTTAAACTTTAAAATAAGGTAAATTTTCTAAATATTTTTTGGCCGTTTCAAACATACTTAAATCTTTTTAAGGGCAAACTATGTCCGGAGGTGATTCCGGAATGGCCAAGCATAAAAAAGATCCATCAAAAGCTGCTGTCAGTGCAGCAAGTGTAAAAGGTAACGCTGGACCTACAGTCGAAGATGATGGCGGAGGAAAACGGAACAGCCAAAATAACCAATTCAAAAAACCTTAATTCAATGTTCTTAGTACAAAGGGTTGTGGAAGGTTGATTTCCGTGGAAGGACACTCGCTTTCCGAGGCGCGGGTGGTGAGCCTCTTCGCTTCGCTGCGGGGGCTCGTACCTTCCGCTCCAATCACACGATTCCCGCAATTTTTCTATAATTTTAGTCTTGAACTCCATTTATTCTGCCATTTAAACTCCACAACTGGCATGTCAAAATTCAATAAAAAAAAGAAGGCTGAATCATTTTCAGCCTTCTTGCAGTTTTTACTTTGCGATGACGCCTTTCAAAACAAACGCGACATTAGCAGGACGTTCAGCCAGACGGCGCATGAAATAACCGTACCAATCCGTGCCATAGGGAACATAGACGCGCATTTTATAGCCTTCGTTCACAAGCTCCAACTGACGCTCCGGACGAATTCCATAAAGCATTTGGAATTCAAATTGATCTTTAGGGATGTTATGCTCCTCTACGAGCTGTTTGGTATATTCAATCATGGAATCATCATGTGTCGCCACTGCGGTATAATTCCCATTTAGAAGATGCATTTTAATGATTTTTTTATAATTTTCATCTACGTCTTTTTTCTCAGGGAAGGCTACCTCCGGAGACTCTTTGTAAGCTCCTTTTACAAGGCGGAGGTTTGGTGAGTATGCATTAAGCTCCTCCATATCCTTCACTGTCCTGTATAAATATGCTTGAATGACCGTACCGATATTATCGAATTCGGACTTCAGCTGTTTAAAGATTTCAAGTGTTTTTTGGCAGCGGGAATAGTCTTCCATGTCAATCGTGACAAAGACATTATTTTGTGTAGCCGCTTCCAAAATCCTTCTCATATTATTCAATACGATTTCGTCGGAGATATCCATGCCCATGGAAGTCATCTTTAAAGAAAGCTGTGAATTCAAATGTTCTTTTCCAATTGCATTGATGGCAACAATGCAATTATCAGCCATTTCATTCGCTTCCCGTTCATTGTCGACAAATTCTCCCAAGTAATCGATCGTAACGACAAGGCCTTTATTATTCAAATCTTTTATCACATCGACTGCTTGCTTAATTGCTTCACCTGCAACAAACCTTGCTGCACCGAATCGCAAACCATAACGCTTT is drawn from Falsibacillus albus and contains these coding sequences:
- a CDS encoding 3-hydroxyacyl-CoA dehydrogenase/enoyl-CoA hydratase family protein; translation: MTHHIKKAAVLGSGVMGSGIAAHLANIGVPALLLDIVPTELTEDEKAKGLTLEDPQVRNRFSQSALKKLLKQKPAPLTVKDNLQLITAGNMEDDLAALSDCDWIIEVVVENLDVKKKVFEKVEKYRKPGSIISSNTSGISVEAMAEGRSEDFQKNFLGTHFFNPPRYLKLLEVIPTKHTDDKVVKFMKEYGEDVLGKGVVLAKDTPNFIANRIGTYGLLVTVQEMLKGGYSVGEVDSVTGPLIGRPKSATFRTLDVVGLDTFVHVANNVYEQVDGKEKEVFDVPAFMKKMLDKGWLGSKSGQGFYLKQGKEILQLNPETLEYEERKKLRTPALEMSKQEKGVKGKLKTLVYSQDKAGQLLWDIIAPVLTYSAELLGTIADDIVSIDRAMKWGFGWELGPFETWDAIGLEKSIGKMKEQGLAVPKWVAEMVEKGITSFYKDEDGVESFYQNGDYQNVEVNPKVINLKQLKKQGKLIKKNSGASLVDIGDGVAVLEFHSPNNAIGLDIIQMINFAVDEVEKNYKGLVIGNQGKNFCVGANLAMILMEAQDDNDFEIDMVVRHFQQAMLKVKYSSKPVVAAPFGMTLGGGAEVCLPAAHVQASMETYMGLVEVGVGLIPGGGGNKELYIKHLNSLPNGIEFDLQKVANKVFETIAMAKVSTSGDEARSNNFLNHADGVSVNGDHLIYDAKQAVLSLHERGYKAPIRKKVPVVGESGYATLLLGAQSMHLSGFISEHDLKIAKKLANVIAGGKVPYGTEVDEQYLLDLEREAFLSLVREQKSQQRMQHMLVKGKPLRN
- a CDS encoding acetyl-CoA C-acetyltransferase, encoding MREAVIVSGARTPVGKSRKGTLAAVRPDDLGALVVKETLKRAGNYDGNIDDLIIGCAMPEAEQGLNMARNIGALAGLPANVPAITINRYCSSGLQSIAYAAERVMLGHSDTVIAGGAESMSLVPMMGHVVRPNASLAETAPEYYMSMGHTAEQVAVKYGVSREDQDAFAVRSHQKAAKAIAEGKFDDEIVPVDVNVRSIDSSNKLREKQIRFSRDEGVRENTTSEILAKLRPAFSVKGSVTAGNSSQTSDGAAAVMVMDKEKALSLGLAPMVKFRSFAVAGVRPEVMGIGPVEAIPRALKIAGLELSDIGLFELNEAFASQSIQVIRELGLNEEIVNVNGGAIALGHPLGCTGAKLTLSLIHEMKRRNTQFGVVTMCIGGGMGAAGVFELIS
- a CDS encoding YuzL family protein codes for the protein MAKHKKDPSKAAVSAASVKGNAGPTVEDDGGGKRNSQNNQFKKP
- a CDS encoding proline dehydrogenase family protein; translation: MEQLMRNFFLFLSKNKFLTKLAKRYGLRFGAARFVAGEAIKQAVDVIKDLNNKGLVVTIDYLGEFVDNEREANEMADNCIVAINAIGKEHLNSQLSLKMTSMGMDISDEIVLNNMRRILEAATQNNVFVTIDMEDYSRCQKTLEIFKQLKSEFDNIGTVIQAYLYRTVKDMEELNAYSPNLRLVKGAYKESPEVAFPEKKDVDENYKKIIKMHLLNGNYTAVATHDDSMIEYTKQLVEEHNIPKDQFEFQMLYGIRPERQLELVNEGYKMRVYVPYGTDWYGYFMRRLAERPANVAFVLKGVIAK